In Eubalaena glacialis isolate mEubGla1 chromosome 4, mEubGla1.1.hap2.+ XY, whole genome shotgun sequence, one DNA window encodes the following:
- the TMEM174 gene encoding transmembrane protein 174 isoform X1, whose amino-acid sequence MMEQGRGRMEDFPLNVFSVTPYTPSTADIQVSDDDKAGATLLFSGIFLGLVGITFTIMGWIKHQGVSHFEWTQLLGPILLSVGVTFILIAVCKFKMFSCQLCKESEERIPDSEQLAGGQSFVFTGINQPITFHGATVVQYIPPPYGSQEPMGMNTTYLQPVVNPCGLIPSGGMVATMPSPPQYYTIYPPENAAFVDDQDYPSFVGGGNDRTSPDAEQLEETQLGDEDSACFPPPPYEEICSLPR is encoded by the exons ATGATGGAGCAGGGCCGTGGCCGCATGGAAGATTTCCCTCTCAACGTGTTTTCGGTCACTCCTTACACACCCAGTACTGCTGACATCCAGGTGTCGGATGACGACAAGGCGGGGGCCACCTTGCTCTTCTCAGGCATCTTCCTGGGACTGGTGGGGATCACATTCACCATCATGGGCTGGATCAAACACCAAGGAGTCTCCCACTTTGAATGGACCCAGCTCCTTGGGCCCATCCTGCTGTCAGTGGGGGTGACATTCATCCTGATTGCCGTCTGCAAGTTCAAAATGTTCTCTTGCCAATTGTGTAAAGAAAGTGAAGAGAGGATCCCGGACTCAGAGCAGTTGGCAGGAGGACAATCGTTTGTTTTCACTGGTATCAACCAACCCATCACCTTCCATGGGGCCACCGTGGTGCAGTATATCCCTCCTCCTTATGGCTCTCAAGAGCCCATGGGGATGAACACCACCTACCTGCAGCCAGTGGTGAACCCGTGTGGCCTCATACCATCTGGAGGGATGGTGGCCACCATGCCGAGCCCTCCTCAGTACTACACCATCTACCCTCCAGAGAATGCTGCCTTTGTTGATGACCAGGACTACCCTTCCTTCGTGGGTGGTGGAAATGACAG GACCAGCCCTGATGCTGAGCAGCTAGAAGAGACACAGCTGGGAGATGAGGACTCTGcctgcttccctcctcccccttatGAGGAAATATGCTCCCTCCCTCGCTAG
- the TMEM174 gene encoding transmembrane protein 174 isoform X2: MMEQGRGRMEDFPLNVFSVTPYTPSTADIQVSDDDKAGATLLFSGIFLGLVGITFTIMGWIKHQGVSHFEWTQLLGPILLSVGVTFILIAVCKFKMFSCQLCKESEERIPDSEQLAGGQSFVFTGINQPITFHGATVVQYIPPPYGSQEPMGMNTTYLQPVVNPCGLIPSGGMVATMPSPPQYYTIYPPENAAFVDDQDYPSFVGGGNDRLRLTCDHRSFSSYLEP; this comes from the exons ATGATGGAGCAGGGCCGTGGCCGCATGGAAGATTTCCCTCTCAACGTGTTTTCGGTCACTCCTTACACACCCAGTACTGCTGACATCCAGGTGTCGGATGACGACAAGGCGGGGGCCACCTTGCTCTTCTCAGGCATCTTCCTGGGACTGGTGGGGATCACATTCACCATCATGGGCTGGATCAAACACCAAGGAGTCTCCCACTTTGAATGGACCCAGCTCCTTGGGCCCATCCTGCTGTCAGTGGGGGTGACATTCATCCTGATTGCCGTCTGCAAGTTCAAAATGTTCTCTTGCCAATTGTGTAAAGAAAGTGAAGAGAGGATCCCGGACTCAGAGCAGTTGGCAGGAGGACAATCGTTTGTTTTCACTGGTATCAACCAACCCATCACCTTCCATGGGGCCACCGTGGTGCAGTATATCCCTCCTCCTTATGGCTCTCAAGAGCCCATGGGGATGAACACCACCTACCTGCAGCCAGTGGTGAACCCGTGTGGCCTCATACCATCTGGAGGGATGGTGGCCACCATGCCGAGCCCTCCTCAGTACTACACCATCTACCCTCCAGAGAATGCTGCCTTTGTTGATGACCAGGACTACCCTTCCTTCGTGGGTGGTGGAAATGACAG ACTACGACTTACATGTGATCACAGAAGCTTCAGCAGCTACCTTGAACCATGA